A single Elaeis guineensis isolate ETL-2024a chromosome 15, EG11, whole genome shotgun sequence DNA region contains:
- the LOC105032241 gene encoding uncharacterized protein: MEMALLQSSVDSGLLHTPSQELPPKESLIGIKRKAVSENLPDQAPQGNHDQKQLPEQLQDWWAQLQLRQPPLQEVRNHHPSLQRLQNQKPSPQCLNGRQLPTQKLEYQPPFPEHIQNRHPLLRHSQGQQLFLQKSDSMQLSPNQVGSFWCSICKVNCHNAFNLKCHFQGKKHRAKWDEIFGFKTSVPNRNEVKGRKNMRHDGNNNSSPSNQVASFWCNLCKVNCGNSFNLECHFQGKKHKGKWNKVFGIKNMKPDGNEVNGSTTNTSPKPSLIGIKQEAVSENLPEGMFHGSQDQRLLPKQLQGSWIPLQLLQLRQPSRQQLQTW; this comes from the coding sequence GAATtgcctccaaaagaaagtcttattGGGATAAAGAGAAAAGCTGTCTCTGAAAATCTTCCAGACCAAGCACCCCAAGGAAACCATGATCAAAAGCAGCTGCCAGAACAACTTCAAGATTGGTGGGCCCAACTGCAATTACGACAACCTCCACTGCAGGAAGTCCGGAATCACCATCCTTCATTGCAACGTTTGCAGAATCAGAAGCCCTCTCCTCAGTGTTTAAATGGCAGACAGCTCCCTACTCAAAAATTGGAGTACCAACCACCTTTCCCAGAGCACATACAGAATCGACATCCTCTGCTCAGACATTCACAGGGTCAACAACTATTTTTGCAGAAGTCCGACAGTATGCAACTATCACCAAATCAGGTAGGATCCTTTTGGTGCAGTATCTGCAAGGTGAATTGTCATAATGCTTTTAATCTCAAGTGTCATTTCCAAGGAAAAAAACACAGGGCCAAATGGGATGAGATCTTTGGATTCAAGACCTCTGTGCCAAATAGGAATGAGGTCAAAGGAAGGAAGAATATGAGACATGATGGAAACAACAATTCCTCACCTTCTAACCAGGTAGCATCCTTTTGGTGCAATCTCTGCAAAGTGAATTGTGGTAATTCTTTTAACCTGGAGTGCCACTTTCAAGGAAAAAAGCACAAGGGCAAATGGAATAAGGTTTTTGGAATCAAGAACATGAAACCAGATGGGAATGAGGTCAATGGAAGCACGACTAACACATCTCCAAAGCCAAGTCTTATTGGGATAAAACAAGAAGCGGTATCTGAAAATCTTCCAGAGGGAATGTTCCATGGAAGTCAAGATCAAAGACTGCTGCCGAAACAACTTCAAGGTTCATGGATCCCACTGCAACTGTTGCAATTAAGACAGCCTTCACGGCAGCAGTTGCAGACTTGGTGA